One Gimesia aquarii DNA segment encodes these proteins:
- a CDS encoding sensor histidine kinase has product MSSEAGIVGGQLPDAYYRRLFSLVPARSLSSVISELSLVWCEATAAEAVYLAVLERENLKLSAGIFRSSENEAHCFNTDSIELSKDRPITEQTQSVFEQGQLLSQISETAFDYFSFSCDQAEIAGVYVFSSTKLTDEVPVISQLINLSQRLLSQALEQRLQNYSALKSGNLPEPNQNLSFGQKIVPSSDKLEAMAEFAAGAGHEINNPVATIVGRVQMLLKEETDPQRRQSLATIGGQAYRIRDMIGDAMLFARPPAPHPVSLNLQEMTQEVLNSLNEKISKAGVDVSIKLSSLLAIWADEVQWKVVLSNLILNSLQVLKTGDCIEISAEEMTQNSIRIMHIRVVDDGPGLTEQEKEHLFDPFFSARQAGRGLGFGLSKCWRIISLHGGSIEAEVNADRGMTFHLYWPIEGPKE; this is encoded by the coding sequence ATGTCGAGCGAAGCCGGTATCGTTGGTGGTCAATTACCGGATGCTTATTATAGACGTTTGTTTTCACTGGTTCCTGCGCGATCTCTGAGCTCCGTGATCAGCGAATTGTCTCTAGTCTGGTGTGAAGCAACGGCTGCTGAAGCAGTTTATCTTGCCGTTTTAGAGCGTGAGAACTTAAAATTATCTGCTGGTATTTTTAGATCTTCTGAAAATGAAGCTCATTGTTTTAATACTGATAGCATAGAGCTCTCAAAAGATCGTCCGATTACAGAGCAGACTCAATCTGTATTTGAACAAGGGCAGTTATTGAGTCAGATTTCCGAAACAGCATTCGATTATTTTTCATTTTCATGTGATCAAGCTGAGATTGCAGGAGTCTATGTTTTTTCTTCAACGAAATTAACAGATGAGGTTCCTGTTATTTCACAGTTGATAAATTTGAGTCAGCGATTGTTATCTCAAGCATTGGAACAAAGACTACAGAATTATTCTGCTTTAAAAAGTGGAAATCTTCCTGAGCCGAATCAGAATTTAAGCTTCGGACAAAAAATTGTACCCAGTTCAGATAAGCTGGAAGCGATGGCTGAATTTGCAGCCGGCGCCGGACATGAGATTAACAATCCCGTTGCTACGATTGTAGGGCGTGTGCAGATGCTGCTCAAAGAGGAGACAGACCCACAGCGCAGACAGTCTCTGGCAACAATTGGAGGGCAAGCTTACCGCATTCGGGATATGATTGGCGATGCAATGTTATTCGCTCGACCGCCTGCGCCTCACCCCGTTTCACTCAATTTGCAAGAAATGACTCAGGAAGTTTTAAACAGTTTGAACGAAAAAATTTCCAAAGCTGGCGTTGATGTTTCTATAAAGCTTTCGAGTTTGCTTGCAATCTGGGCTGATGAAGTTCAGTGGAAGGTCGTTCTCAGTAATTTGATTCTAAACAGCTTGCAGGTTCTTAAAACTGGTGATTGTATTGAGATTTCTGCAGAGGAAATGACACAAAATTCGATTCGTATTATGCATATCCGAGTCGTTGATGACGGTCCGGGGTTAACAGAACAAGAGAAAGAGCATTTGTTTGATCCATTCTTTTCTGCAAGACAAGCCGGTCGGGGGTTAGGATTTGGCTTATCGAAGTGTTGGCGAATCATTTCGCTTCATGGTGGATCAATAGAGGCGGAAGTGAATGCAGACCGAGGAATGACATTTCATCTTTACTGGCCAATTGAAGGTCCGAAAGAATAA
- a CDS encoding response regulator, producing MKTVFTTGEAAKICKVSQQTIIRCFDSGQLKGFRVPGSRFRRIPRDVLFKFMKDNGIPTDALESGKRKALIVDDDEELVELIRDVLDADSRFEIRVANNGFDAGMMVKEYHPDIIILDVMLPDINGKEVCQRVRSDSSMDDVKIICISGMVEADKIDDLKAAGANDFMQKPFEVEQLADRVCTLLNLESVHAAG from the coding sequence ATGAAAACGGTTTTTACCACAGGCGAAGCCGCAAAGATTTGCAAAGTGAGTCAACAGACGATTATCCGCTGTTTTGATTCGGGCCAATTAAAAGGGTTTCGGGTGCCCGGTTCTCGCTTTCGCAGAATTCCGCGCGACGTCTTGTTTAAATTTATGAAGGACAACGGAATTCCTACCGATGCCTTGGAAAGCGGAAAGCGAAAAGCTTTAATTGTTGATGATGATGAAGAGCTGGTAGAGTTAATCCGAGATGTACTGGACGCCGATTCCCGGTTTGAGATTCGAGTTGCCAATAATGGCTTTGATGCTGGGATGATGGTGAAGGAATATCACCCTGATATTATTATTCTGGACGTTATGCTGCCGGACATTAACGGTAAGGAAGTTTGCCAGCGAGTTCGCTCTGACTCCTCTATGGATGATGTGAAAATTATCTGTATCAGCGGTATGGTTGAAGCAGACAAAATTGATGACCTGAAAGCTGCAGGTGCCAATGACTTCATGCAGAAGCCGTTTGAAGTAGAACAATTAGCAGACCGTGTTTGCACGCTTCTGAATCTGGAATCAGTTCACGCTGCCGGTTAA